In one window of Ruminococcus albus AD2013 DNA:
- a CDS encoding V-type ATP synthase subunit D — MAVQQVFPTKGNLIATKKNLQLAALGYELLDRKRNILIREIMTLVEKAKELRSSIEDTYKEAYEMLKMANMSMGVITPYAECMPVEDGIELSSKSVMGVELPQVIYHETPREVCYGFARTNSQLDRAFIAFEKVKRLTVKLAEVENSIYRLSVAIKKTQRRANALQNIIIPRYTDTVKFIADSLEEKDREEFSRMKVIKAVKLKKENENNGEGQQ; from the coding sequence TTGGCTGTACAGCAGGTGTTCCCCACGAAGGGTAACCTCATAGCAACTAAGAAAAATCTCCAGCTTGCGGCACTGGGCTATGAACTTCTCGACAGAAAGCGCAATATCCTTATACGTGAGATAATGACGCTGGTCGAAAAAGCCAAGGAACTCAGAAGCTCCATAGAAGATACCTATAAGGAAGCCTATGAGATGCTGAAGATGGCTAATATGTCAATGGGTGTTATAACCCCATATGCCGAATGTATGCCTGTTGAGGACGGTATCGAACTATCCTCCAAAAGCGTTATGGGCGTGGAGCTCCCGCAGGTCATTTACCATGAAACTCCCCGTGAAGTCTGCTATGGATTCGCAAGAACTAATTCTCAGCTGGACAGAGCGTTCATCGCCTTTGAAAAAGTTAAAAGGCTTACGGTGAAACTCGCTGAAGTCGAGAACAGTATTTACAGACTTTCCGTGGCGATAAAGAAAACCCAGCGCAGAGCAAATGCGCTGCAGAATATCATAATTCCCCGCTATACCGATACTGTTAAGTTCATCGCAGATTCTCTGGAAGAAAAAGACAGAGAGGAATTCTCGCGTATGAAAGTCATAAAGGCGGTAAAGCTGAAAAAAGAGAATGAGAACAATGGGGAGGGACAGCAATGA
- a CDS encoding ABC-2 transporter permease — translation MRGLLYKNFRINFSSCLLILITAFVCCASIIAVSIVSGADFIAENDGALMFAVLYYFVFMMPSLTSNLLFESDESRTASAFAMSLPQCSKGHIESKYWYILIQYLVVLFITFLTDTVIYGILGGTFSAAMMLVLIFCFRLLISAIEIPFVIRFGSQKGIAIKGLVIAFIVMLVLIYLMFGDISWLINSDDPIKAFMNLVKSGNIIFPISLFPFFSIAAYWLSCKISVIVFRRGAENYEQ, via the coding sequence ATGAGGGGTCTGCTTTACAAGAACTTTCGGATAAACTTTTCTTCCTGCCTGCTGATATTGATAACCGCATTTGTATGCTGTGCTTCCATCATCGCTGTATCCATAGTAAGCGGAGCTGATTTTATTGCCGAGAATGACGGTGCTCTGATGTTTGCAGTTTTGTATTATTTCGTCTTTATGATGCCCTCACTGACCTCTAATCTGCTGTTTGAATCCGACGAAAGCAGAACGGCAAGCGCTTTTGCAATGTCCCTCCCGCAGTGCAGTAAGGGACATATCGAATCCAAATACTGGTATATCCTGATACAGTATCTTGTGGTGCTGTTCATCACTTTTCTGACCGACACAGTAATTTACGGTATTCTCGGCGGAACTTTCAGCGCCGCTATGATGCTTGTGCTGATCTTCTGTTTCAGGCTCCTGATCTCAGCGATAGAAATACCTTTTGTGATACGCTTCGGCTCACAGAAAGGCATTGCTATAAAAGGGCTGGTGATAGCCTTTATAGTTATGCTTGTTTTGATATACCTTATGTTCGGCGATATCTCATGGCTGATAAACAGCGATGACCCCATCAAAGCATTTATGAACCTGGTAAAAAGCGGAAATATCATATTTCCAATATCATTGTTCCCGTTTTTCAGCATAGCGGCATATTGGCTTTCCTGTAAGATATCCGTCATTGTATTCAGGAGGGGGGCAGAGAATTATGAACAATGA
- a CDS encoding GntR family transcriptional regulator, giving the protein MDIILRNESDEPIYQQITEQIKAQIMDGTLTAGDALPSMRTLAAQLRISVITTKRAYEELERSGYIENYTGKGCFVKKQNTDFLREETIRQTEEMLAQVCKKAKLCGLSADDLKEMLDIMYSEEDDND; this is encoded by the coding sequence ATGGATATTATTTTACGCAACGAATCTGATGAGCCGATATATCAGCAGATAACAGAGCAGATAAAGGCACAGATAATGGATGGTACGCTCACCGCAGGGGACGCTCTGCCGTCGATGCGAACTCTCGCAGCACAGCTTCGCATAAGCGTTATCACAACAAAACGCGCCTATGAGGAGCTTGAACGCTCGGGTTATATCGAGAATTATACAGGAAAAGGCTGTTTCGTCAAAAAGCAGAATACTGATTTTCTGCGCGAAGAAACTATCAGGCAGACCGAGGAGATGCTTGCGCAGGTATGCAAAAAGGCAAAACTTTGCGGCCTTAGTGCAGACGACCTGAAAGAGATGTTGGATATCATGTATTCGGAGGAGGATGACAATGACTGA
- a CDS encoding CPBP family intramembrane glutamic endopeptidase has translation MNNDKKLTIKRLVIFLVISFIPFIIIIPILWNIFGEPIYTSKKENVAVVAYILGVFGMMIPSAAHLITRLVTKEGFDNTYLGVHFKGKEGYWIASILVKLAEGWAGLFLLWVLFLKELSFSEAFPDFSMKYIGAYLLQLAYSVIIFFPAFGEEWGWRGYMMPKLLELMPKPAAIVVGGIIWGLWHAPLTIAGHNFGTDYVGYPFVGILIMCLFCVMMNCFLTLVTEKTKSIYPASFIHMIHNNMVPAILLTLFGSETAIKKIQGLNSIELFFALSGISALTAVISFIIFIKKEKESSE, from the coding sequence ATGAACAATGATAAAAAGCTGACTATCAAAAGGCTGGTGATATTCCTTGTGATATCATTCATTCCCTTTATCATAATTATACCTATACTCTGGAACATCTTCGGCGAACCCATATATACAAGCAAAAAGGAAAACGTTGCAGTTGTCGCATATATACTGGGTGTTTTCGGAATGATGATACCCTCTGCCGCACATCTCATCACAAGGCTGGTCACAAAAGAGGGTTTTGATAACACCTATCTCGGTGTTCATTTCAAGGGCAAAGAGGGCTATTGGATTGCTTCAATATTGGTTAAACTGGCAGAGGGATGGGCAGGACTTTTCCTGCTTTGGGTGTTATTCCTGAAAGAATTATCATTCAGTGAAGCCTTTCCGGATTTCAGCATGAAGTACATTGGCGCATACCTTTTACAGCTTGCGTACTCGGTAATTATTTTCTTCCCTGCCTTTGGCGAGGAATGGGGCTGGCGCGGCTATATGATGCCGAAGCTTCTGGAACTTATGCCTAAGCCCGCCGCAATAGTTGTGGGAGGTATCATCTGGGGTCTCTGGCACGCACCTCTCACGATAGCGGGACACAATTTCGGCACAGACTATGTAGGCTACCCATTTGTGGGTATACTGATTATGTGCCTGTTCTGTGTGATGATGAACTGCTTCCTCACCCTTGTCACCGAAAAGACAAAGTCGATATATCCCGCATCTTTTATCCATATGATACATAACAACATGGTACCCGCTATCCTGCTGACATTATTTGGTAGTGAGACAGCAATCAAAAAGATACAGGGGCTGAACAGCATAGAACTCTTCTTTGCTCTGTCAGGTATTTCGGCTTTAACTGCGGTCATAAGCTTTATAATCTTCATAAAAAAAGAGAAAGAGAGTTCTGAATAA
- a CDS encoding ABC transporter ATP-binding protein, with protein sequence MTEYENAIELKNVTKKYDGFTLDNVSFTVAKGSIMGFIGQNGAGKTTTIRSILNIIGINSGEIKLLGLDHIKDEYAIKERIAVVFDELPFHDSFTGETLSKMFSGLYGSWDKDEFFRLCERFGLPVKKKLSKFSKGMKMKMQIATALSHNAELLIMDEATTGLDPIVRNEILDIFREYLMDGNRSILMSSHITSDLEKIADSVAFIDKGKILITGFKDDILDSHGIIKCTKDDFREIDPTDYISARISDFGAELMTPDRRVAAKKYSGAIIEKPTLEEIMLFYVNREKKEWS encoded by the coding sequence ATGACTGAATATGAAAATGCTATTGAACTTAAAAACGTAACAAAAAAATACGACGGCTTTACACTGGACAATGTCAGCTTCACTGTTGCAAAGGGCTCTATCATGGGATTTATCGGGCAGAACGGAGCAGGCAAGACTACTACTATACGTTCCATTCTGAATATCATCGGTATCAACAGCGGTGAGATAAAGCTGCTGGGGCTTGACCATATAAAGGACGAATACGCCATAAAAGAGCGTATCGCTGTGGTATTCGATGAACTGCCTTTCCATGATTCATTTACAGGTGAAACCCTTTCAAAGATGTTCTCGGGGCTTTACGGTTCATGGGACAAGGACGAGTTTTTCAGGCTTTGCGAAAGATTCGGTCTGCCTGTAAAGAAAAAGCTCTCTAAATTCTCAAAGGGCATGAAGATGAAAATGCAGATAGCCACCGCACTTTCACACAATGCCGAACTGCTTATCATGGACGAAGCTACCACAGGTCTTGACCCGATAGTAAGGAATGAGATACTTGATATCTTCCGCGAATACCTGATGGACGGCAACAGGTCGATACTAATGTCATCGCATATCACCAGCGACCTTGAAAAAATAGCCGACAGCGTGGCTTTCATCGATAAGGGAAAGATTCTGATAACGGGATTTAAAGACGATATCCTTGATTCTCACGGCATCATCAAATGCACCAAAGATGACTTCAGGGAGATTGACCCGACAGATTATATCAGTGCTAGGATCAGCGATTTCGGCGCGGAACTCATGACTCCCGACCGCAGGGTTGCTGCAAAGAAATACTCAGGTGCGATAATAGAAAAACCGACCCTTGAAGAAATAATGCTGTTCTACGTGAACCGCGAGAAAAAGGAGTGGTCTTGA
- a CDS encoding glutamine synthetase III, translated as MISVPEIFGSDVFNESVMREKLPKATYKALKKTMDYGDPLAPDVANIVANAMKDWAVEKGCTHYTHWFQPMTGLTAEKLDSFITPAEGGHVIMEFSGKELVKGEPDASSFPSGGLRATFEARGYTAWDPTSYAFIKEKTLCIPTAFCSYNGEALDKKTPLLRSMEAINKSALRVLKLFGSDATRVISNVGPEQEYFLVDREMYSHRKDMIFTGRTLFGAPAPKGQELEDHYFGTIKTRVAAYMKDLDEQLWRLGIHAKTKHNEVAPAQHELAPIYGTTNIATDHNQLTMEIMKRTARKHGFKCLLHEKPFAGINGSGKHNNWSLSTNTGINLLEPGKTPAENAQFLLFLTAVIKAVYDYQDVLRACVATAGNDHRLGANEAPPAIISIFLGDELTGVLDAIVNGYKYEGEHVEMEIGVDVLPHFAKDTTDRNRTSPFAFTGNKFEFRSPGSRLSCAGPNTVINTIVAKVLDDFADVLEKADNFQDALDDLIKNTIKESKNIIFNGDGYSEDWVTEAEKRGLLNLKSTPEAIPTYLAPKNVELFSKYNVYSETELRSRVDILLDEYCKTINIEALTMIDMAKKDILPAVATYIKELAQTSSLAKDCGADTSFEDDMVKRLSALAGQTYRRLSALEEAEIKAKDIDDVEALANYYHDTVFVAMGELRASADEIETLVGEKYWPYPTYGQLLFYVK; from the coding sequence ATGATAAGCGTACCCGAGATATTCGGCTCAGATGTATTCAATGAGTCTGTAATGAGAGAAAAGCTGCCCAAGGCAACTTACAAAGCACTGAAAAAGACTATGGACTACGGCGATCCGCTGGCACCTGATGTTGCCAACATCGTTGCTAATGCCATGAAGGATTGGGCAGTTGAAAAAGGCTGCACACATTACACTCACTGGTTCCAGCCTATGACAGGACTTACTGCCGAAAAGCTGGACAGTTTCATCACACCTGCCGAGGGCGGCCATGTTATTATGGAATTCTCGGGCAAAGAGCTGGTCAAGGGCGAGCCTGATGCTTCCTCATTCCCATCGGGCGGACTGAGAGCTACTTTTGAAGCAAGAGGCTATACCGCATGGGATCCTACTTCCTACGCTTTCATAAAGGAAAAGACCCTCTGCATACCCACAGCTTTCTGTTCCTATAACGGTGAAGCACTGGATAAGAAAACTCCTCTGCTGAGATCGATGGAGGCTATCAACAAGTCTGCTCTGAGAGTGCTGAAGCTCTTCGGTTCCGATGCTACAAGAGTTATCTCAAACGTAGGTCCCGAGCAGGAATACTTCCTTGTTGACAGAGAGATGTATTCTCACAGAAAGGACATGATCTTCACAGGCAGGACCCTCTTCGGCGCACCCGCACCCAAGGGTCAGGAGCTTGAAGATCACTACTTCGGTACTATCAAGACAAGAGTTGCCGCTTATATGAAGGATCTGGACGAACAGCTCTGGAGACTGGGTATCCATGCCAAGACCAAGCACAACGAAGTCGCTCCCGCACAGCACGAGCTGGCTCCCATCTACGGCACTACCAATATCGCTACCGACCACAACCAGCTGACCATGGAGATCATGAAGCGTACTGCAAGAAAGCACGGCTTCAAATGCCTGCTCCACGAAAAGCCTTTTGCAGGCATCAACGGTTCCGGCAAGCACAACAACTGGTCGCTTTCTACAAATACAGGCATCAATCTGCTTGAACCCGGCAAGACCCCTGCGGAGAATGCTCAGTTCCTGCTGTTCCTCACCGCAGTCATCAAGGCTGTTTATGATTATCAGGACGTTCTGAGAGCCTGCGTAGCTACTGCGGGCAACGATCACAGACTGGGCGCTAACGAAGCACCTCCCGCTATCATCTCCATATTCCTCGGCGATGAACTGACAGGTGTACTTGACGCTATCGTTAACGGCTACAAGTACGAGGGTGAGCACGTTGAGATGGAGATAGGCGTTGACGTACTTCCCCACTTCGCTAAGGATACAACCGACAGAAACAGAACTTCTCCTTTTGCTTTCACAGGCAACAAGTTCGAGTTCAGAAGCCCAGGTTCAAGACTTTCCTGCGCAGGTCCCAATACCGTTATCAACACCATCGTTGCAAAGGTACTGGACGATTTCGCAGATGTGCTTGAAAAGGCTGACAATTTCCAGGATGCACTGGACGACCTCATCAAGAACACCATCAAAGAAAGCAAGAATATCATCTTCAACGGCGACGGCTATTCCGAGGACTGGGTCACCGAAGCTGAGAAGAGAGGTCTGCTGAACCTGAAGAGCACTCCCGAGGCTATACCCACATACCTCGCACCCAAGAATGTTGAGCTGTTCTCGAAGTACAATGTTTACAGCGAGACCGAGCTGAGATCGAGAGTTGATATACTGCTGGACGAATACTGCAAGACCATCAACATCGAAGCTCTGACTATGATAGATATGGCTAAGAAGGATATCCTCCCTGCTGTTGCTACCTATATCAAGGAGCTGGCACAGACTTCTTCACTGGCTAAAGACTGCGGTGCAGATACATCTTTCGAGGACGATATGGTCAAGAGACTTTCCGCACTGGCAGGTCAGACATACCGCAGACTTTCCGCACTGGAAGAAGCAGAGATCAAAGCAAAGGATATCGACGATGTTGAAGCACTGGCTAACTACTATCACGATACTGTATTCGTTGCCATGGGCGAGCTGAGAGCTTCCGCTGACGAGATAGAAACTCTGGTAGGCGAGAAGTACTGGCCTTATCCCACATACGGTCAGCTGCTGTTCTACGTTAAGTAA
- a CDS encoding HdeD family acid-resistance protein, protein MNKMKKVLGNFTVLSVFCIVMGIALIIRPDFFTRVVGLVVGGVITAMGAVALLRYFIRTKTDPNNASGLISGVILVLAGVFVMVRPDFIPKVIAFVFGAYMLISGITNIQGAFALKKNNSTRWTKALVIAVLTTLAGLMLVINPILLADVTSRLMGVCLLISGMSNIGGTLLTGRNKQDPNIRFDNRDNGQKFIDID, encoded by the coding sequence ATGAATAAAATGAAAAAAGTGTTGGGCAATTTTACGGTGCTCTCTGTTTTCTGCATAGTTATGGGCATCGCACTGATAATCAGACCCGATTTCTTTACAAGGGTCGTCGGGCTTGTGGTTGGCGGAGTCATCACTGCTATGGGCGCAGTTGCTCTGCTGAGATACTTTATACGTACAAAAACTGACCCCAATAATGCGAGCGGTCTTATAAGCGGTGTTATACTCGTTCTTGCAGGTGTGTTCGTCATGGTAAGACCCGATTTTATACCGAAAGTAATAGCTTTCGTCTTCGGTGCCTATATGCTGATAAGCGGTATAACCAATATCCAGGGCGCTTTTGCACTGAAAAAGAACAACAGCACCCGCTGGACAAAAGCTCTGGTGATCGCAGTGCTTACTACACTGGCAGGTCTGATGCTGGTAATAAATCCTATACTGCTGGCTGATGTTACTTCCAGACTGATGGGCGTTTGCCTGCTTATCTCGGGAATGTCCAATATCGGCGGAACTCTGCTGACAGGCAGGAACAAGCAGGATCCCAATATCAGGTTCGATAACAGGGATAACGGACAGAAATTTATCGATATCGATTAA
- a CDS encoding diacylglycerol/lipid kinase family protein — translation MKKLLFVFNPFAGKGQIKNELFNIVDIFTKEGFDVTVYPTQCSGDGERKIREDADNYDLILASGGDGTLSEAVSALIPLDKKVPLGYIPTGSTNDVGMSLGLPNKPVDCANAIAKGVFFDYDIGLFNGNKNFVYVAAFGAFTAVSYETPQEYKNRFGHVAYIVEALRRINEIRGYDLTIEHDGETIEGSFALGLISNSQSIAGMKNFIQDGVCYDDGLFEVCLIRTPNNAIELSGILAEAAINKLTGPNFVTFKTSHLKIKSKQPLAWALDGESGGVHDDVDILNLKQAIRLKIGFNAITAEQEFVRLQAPAERLLKLSAEEYFKTHETEDDSDEDK, via the coding sequence ATGAAAAAACTGCTTTTTGTATTCAACCCCTTTGCGGGTAAAGGTCAGATAAAAAATGAGCTTTTCAATATTGTCGATATCTTTACCAAGGAGGGCTTTGATGTTACCGTTTACCCTACCCAGTGTTCAGGTGACGGCGAACGCAAGATAAGAGAGGACGCCGACAATTACGACCTTATACTGGCAAGCGGCGGCGACGGTACGCTTTCCGAAGCCGTAAGTGCTCTTATCCCGCTGGATAAGAAAGTACCTCTGGGATATATCCCCACAGGCTCTACAAACGATGTGGGTATGTCTTTGGGACTGCCAAATAAGCCCGTAGACTGCGCAAATGCCATCGCTAAAGGAGTATTTTTCGATTACGATATCGGTCTGTTCAACGGCAACAAGAATTTCGTCTATGTGGCGGCTTTTGGTGCATTTACAGCGGTATCCTACGAAACTCCACAGGAGTACAAGAACCGTTTCGGTCATGTGGCTTATATCGTTGAGGCTCTGCGCCGCATAAATGAGATAAGAGGTTACGACCTCACTATCGAACATGACGGTGAGACTATCGAGGGCAGTTTCGCACTGGGTCTTATTTCCAATTCCCAGAGCATCGCAGGCATGAAAAACTTCATTCAGGACGGAGTATGCTATGATGACGGTCTGTTCGAGGTATGTCTTATCAGAACTCCAAACAATGCTATCGAGCTCAGCGGTATACTCGCAGAAGCGGCTATAAACAAGCTGACAGGTCCCAACTTTGTGACATTCAAAACATCTCACCTGAAAATAAAGAGCAAGCAGCCCCTTGCATGGGCGCTGGACGGTGAATCGGGCGGCGTGCATGACGATGTGGATATTTTGAACCTGAAACAGGCTATACGCCTGAAAATAGGCTTCAACGCCATAACTGCCGAGCAGGAATTCGTGCGTTTGCAAGCCCCCGCAGAACGTCTGCTGAAACTGAGTGCCGAGGAATACTTCAAGACCCACGAAACAGAAGACGATTCCGACGAAGACAAATAA
- a CDS encoding DHHW family protein: MKIKIFAACAAAMLMLTGCGNTIGQNKDMVVAPKPKTTEAVPTVDEDSVESEKPEEPTESAAKDDKKDEKKTSKATTTKAPETTTKPVTTTAKPEEGTYEYFNGCILANSGTSNVRAMEEYYYNSENGRYLADCVDVYADSVGSNVNTYLMMIPTSQEFYIPDDLRDSYPDQKECADEVYSMMTSGKSVPINSTLEDHKGEYLYSRSDYHWQPLAAYYASKVFAEKAGVDFSSLDSYEKVEREGYLGAFYSVNGIYPLEESPDTFTYYKPANLDSLNVLFHDTYFGEGVPSSLFFEDNDISASYTVFVGTDDTILEVDTDADNDRVLVIFKDSYGNALVPFLTSSFSKIYLCDNRFFNINSVDFAKEVGATDVLFALGAASSSSYDKISLIESNMNQ, encoded by the coding sequence ATGAAAATTAAGATATTTGCAGCCTGTGCAGCCGCCATGCTGATGCTTACGGGCTGTGGAAATACCATCGGACAGAATAAGGATATGGTCGTTGCCCCTAAGCCAAAGACCACCGAAGCTGTACCAACAGTCGATGAAGACAGTGTAGAGTCCGAAAAGCCAGAAGAACCTACAGAGTCCGCTGCTAAAGATGATAAAAAGGACGAGAAAAAGACATCGAAGGCTACTACTACGAAAGCTCCCGAGACTACGACCAAGCCCGTTACCACAACCGCAAAACCCGAAGAAGGTACATATGAGTACTTCAACGGCTGTATACTTGCTAATTCGGGCACGTCAAATGTCCGCGCCATGGAGGAGTACTATTATAACTCCGAGAACGGCAGATATCTGGCAGACTGCGTTGATGTTTATGCTGACAGCGTGGGAAGTAATGTAAATACCTACCTGATGATGATACCTACTTCTCAGGAATTCTATATCCCCGATGACCTCAGGGACAGCTACCCCGACCAGAAGGAATGTGCCGATGAGGTGTATTCCATGATGACATCGGGAAAGAGTGTGCCTATAAATTCCACGCTTGAAGACCACAAGGGTGAGTACCTCTATTCCCGCAGTGATTACCACTGGCAGCCACTGGCGGCTTACTATGCTTCAAAGGTCTTCGCTGAAAAGGCAGGAGTTGATTTTTCATCTCTGGACAGTTATGAAAAAGTTGAACGTGAGGGCTATCTCGGGGCGTTCTATTCGGTGAACGGCATCTATCCTCTGGAGGAATCTCCCGACACTTTCACCTACTACAAGCCCGCAAACCTTGATTCGCTGAATGTGCTTTTCCATGATACCTATTTCGGTGAGGGTGTACCAAGCTCACTTTTCTTTGAGGACAACGATATCTCAGCAAGCTACACCGTGTTTGTAGGTACAGATGATACGATACTTGAAGTCGATACTGATGCTGATAACGACAGAGTTCTGGTAATATTCAAGGACAGCTACGGCAACGCCCTTGTGCCTTTCCTGACTTCCTCATTCTCGAAGATTTACCTCTGCGATAACAGGTTCTTCAATATCAATTCCGTTGATTTTGCCAAAGAAGTAGGAGCAACAGACGTGCTTTTCGCCCTCGGCGCAGCGTCCTCCAGCAGCTACGATAAGATATCACTGATAGAATCAAACATGAACCAGTAA
- a CDS encoding MATE family efflux transporter codes for MKNNDFTEGAILPKLLKFMLPVLFAMFLQAMYGAVDLLVVGRFGTDNDVSAVSTGSQILQTLTNLIVSFSMGITVAVAQRIGQNRPEEAARTVGTGLVIFAITGVIFTVISVLGAGGLAKIMQAPEEAYNLTKSYIRLCGGGFIVITAYNLLGSIFRGLGDAKTPLIAVGIACAFNIVGDLVFVSKFHMGATGAALATVLAQLVSVTISFFIIRRTKLPFEFHKSNLKLEGNYARNIIRIGSPIALQDFLVSVSFLVLMAIVNKLGVTASAGVGVAQKVCAFIMLVPLAFMQSMAAFVAQNYGAGHTDRAVKALKSGIAVSLIFGIVMFFVAFFHGDLLSGIFSNKPDTVAAAWDYLKAYAIDCLFTCFLFCFVGFYNGIEKTKFVMAQGICGAFLVRIPVAFFMQKTGGGSLFKIGLATPCSTVLQIIMCFIAYIIFTKNRTSVFPKKKI; via the coding sequence ATGAAAAACAATGATTTTACCGAAGGAGCTATACTGCCAAAGCTCCTGAAGTTCATGCTGCCTGTGCTGTTTGCCATGTTTTTACAGGCTATGTACGGTGCCGTGGATCTGCTGGTAGTGGGACGGTTCGGCACCGATAACGATGTTTCGGCAGTTTCCACAGGCTCGCAGATACTTCAGACACTGACTAACCTTATCGTCAGCTTCTCTATGGGCATCACGGTTGCGGTCGCACAGCGCATCGGGCAGAACCGCCCCGAGGAAGCCGCACGGACGGTAGGCACAGGTCTTGTGATATTTGCCATAACGGGAGTGATCTTCACCGTTATAAGTGTTCTTGGCGCAGGCGGACTTGCTAAGATCATGCAAGCTCCCGAAGAAGCCTACAATCTCACCAAAAGCTATATCCGCTTATGCGGCGGAGGATTTATCGTCATAACCGCATATAATCTGCTGGGCAGTATTTTCAGAGGTCTCGGCGATGCTAAAACGCCCCTCATAGCCGTAGGTATAGCTTGTGCGTTCAATATCGTCGGAGATCTGGTCTTTGTTTCAAAGTTCCACATGGGCGCGACAGGTGCAGCCCTTGCGACCGTACTTGCACAGCTTGTCAGCGTTACAATATCCTTCTTTATAATAAGGAGAACGAAGCTTCCTTTTGAATTCCATAAGTCAAACCTGAAGCTTGAAGGCAACTACGCAAGAAATATCATACGTATCGGTTCACCTATAGCATTGCAGGATTTCCTTGTCAGCGTATCTTTCCTGGTATTGATGGCTATAGTCAATAAGCTGGGCGTTACTGCGTCGGCGGGCGTAGGTGTTGCACAGAAAGTCTGCGCTTTCATCATGCTGGTACCGCTGGCGTTCATGCAGTCCATGGCTGCATTCGTAGCCCAGAACTATGGAGCAGGTCATACCGACCGTGCTGTCAAAGCCCTCAAAAGCGGCATAGCAGTATCGCTGATATTCGGCATAGTGATGTTCTTCGTGGCTTTCTTCCACGGCGATCTACTTTCGGGTATATTCTCAAACAAACCCGATACCGTCGCTGCCGCATGGGATTATCTTAAAGCCTACGCCATCGACTGCCTGTTCACCTGTTTCCTGTTCTGCTTTGTGGGATTTTACAACGGCATTGAAAAAACTAAATTCGTTATGGCACAGGGCATATGCGGAGCTTTCCTTGTGAGGATACCCGTTGCATTCTTCATGCAGAAGACGGGCGGCGGCTCACTGTTCAAGATAGGCCTCGCGACTCCGTGCTCGACTGTTTTGCAGATCATCATGTGCTTTATAGCGTATATAATCTTCACGAAGAACAGGACTAGCGTATTCCCAAAGAAAAAAATATGA
- a CDS encoding ABC-2 transporter permease, whose protein sequence is MKKGSFTGLLYREFYLGKSSYITGILLFAGSALLGWLSLLSLKYGNFGSLFGKDLSGGVIKNKEASEIIRAMILLFMRYIPALMSCTIGAGVFMDVACKDVMNKWNRFEHSTPVTPLRFAAVKTISMLITTTISFILAVFYMFTIDIGLGESFTYAEISIISIFLLFLVVLGVLSQIFIMLLKDRDKGMLCTTAIVMAPIFIISFINSKNERESGKEVSFQETIKDFIEKTLEYCPLIYIAIAVIFAVLFVSMYLIYKRREK, encoded by the coding sequence ATGAAAAAAGGTTCATTCACTGGACTTCTTTACCGTGAATTCTATCTGGGCAAAAGCAGCTATATAACAGGGATATTATTATTTGCAGGATCCGCACTTCTTGGCTGGCTTTCACTTCTCAGCCTGAAATACGGCAATTTCGGATCGCTGTTCGGTAAAGATCTCAGCGGCGGCGTTATCAAAAACAAAGAAGCTTCCGAAATAATTCGGGCTATGATCCTGTTATTCATGCGGTATATCCCCGCATTGATGTCCTGCACCATCGGCGCAGGAGTGTTTATGGACGTTGCGTGCAAAGATGTAATGAACAAATGGAACAGATTCGAGCACTCAACTCCCGTCACTCCGTTAAGATTTGCGGCAGTCAAAACGATATCAATGCTTATCACGACAACCATCAGCTTTATTCTTGCTGTGTTTTATATGTTTACTATTGATATCGGACTTGGGGAAAGCTTCACCTATGCGGAAATTTCGATAATTTCGATTTTTTTGTTATTCCTGGTTGTATTAGGTGTACTGTCGCAGATATTTATCATGCTGCTTAAAGACAGGGATAAGGGTATGCTGTGTACAACGGCGATAGTAATGGCACCTATCTTTATAATCAGTTTCATAAACTCAAAGAATGAACGTGAAAGCGGCAAAGAAGTGAGTTTTCAAGAGACTATAAAAGATTTTATAGAAAAAACGCTGGAGTATTGCCCACTCATTTATATAGCGATAGCAGTGATTTTTGCAGTGCTGTTCGTGTCTATGTATCTGATTTACAAAAGGAGGGAGAAATAA